The genomic interval ATTAAACCAATTATTTCATCCTGACAAATTACTTCAGGTAAAATCTTTTCTTTTTTGGGTCTTATTATAGTGCCGGTATTTAATTTGCGTTTAAGAATATGGGTATAGTAAAAATTAATTGCACTGATCGTTAAATTTAAATATGAACTTGAATTTTCTTTTAATATCCTAATTTTAACAAGGAAGTTTCTTATTTCCTCATCTGTAATCAATGATGGATGCCTGAAATTGTAATGCCTTAAAAAAGACAAATAACAACCAATATATGATTTTCTTGTAGTTTCTTTAAAATTTAATTGCTCCATTGCATTGTTTATCTCGTATTTATAAACAATTCCAATCTTATATTTACTTACTATTGAAAAAATATGCCTGTCAAGTTCATCTTCCTGAATTTGTTTGCCTGTTTCTTTTTCAAAGAGGTAGGTTTTTGGATTAGTTTTTTCTAAATAGCATTTTAACGTTTCATATAATATATTATATGTATCAGTTTTTTTTGCTGAAATATTTTGCAAAAATTTGGTTACTTCTTCAATGGTTTTATTAATGATATCTTTGGTTGAGTAACCAAAATGAAATTTAAGTAAAATCAAAAGCTTTTCATAAGGTTTCTTCATTACATTAATGAAAGGAATTAATTCTTCGATTTTAATTTTTAGTTCTATTGGTATTATTTCATACTTTTTTTGCAATGGAAAATATATTTTTTCTCTTCCTCTAATTTTTTCATAATAAAACTTTATTGCACTAATAATATGCTTTGTCGGCACTTCTGTAAGTTTTTGTTTTTCTATGATGTTTTTTACATATTCATGCAGTTGTTTAATGCTGAGATTATCTATTTCGTTTTCACCAAAATGTATAACAAACTGTTTGAAAAAAGGCACATATGCATCAATCGTATTCGGGCTGTAGTTTTTCAAGCGGAGCGAATCTGTATAATATTTTACAAGCGGAATGAATTCTTTTTTAATCCCAATAACAATCGTTTTAGCAGAATCTAACGGTTTTCCTTCTGATTTTGGCTTCATCTCAATTTTTTGTTCTCTTTGCGGATTTGAATTTTTGTCGTCATAGACCAAGTCTGCAATTTCACAGTCTAATCCTCCAAAATATTGAGATACATGTTTATAATAATCTACTGTTAACGGTATATGCCATTTGCCGTATGTTTTGCTCCATAACCGCCCCGGTAATTTTCGTACAGCGATGTCATAAGAATCGCCTTTATTATACGGGAAAGTTAGTAAAATCCTTTTCTCTTCTTTGTGGGTTATCTCCTTAAGTACGATTTTTTCCATTAGCAAAATCGGAATTTATTTGGAATACAAGTGTATGCTTTTTTCTGTAAAATATAAAAAAATAAAGTTCTTATTCTTGCTGACTTTTTCAGGTCGCTGTTTTTTGAAATTTAAAGGTAAATATACTATTTATTTTTAAAAATTATTTTTAATGCCATTTTTTCTTTTGTGTATTGGGAAAAAACTGAATCTTTTATCTTTCTATATTATCCCCCTTTTAACCCGTACTGTATTATTTAGTTATAAAAACTTGTTTGTTGCTTTTATACAAAAAAAATATTATTAATTAACCCGGAAAATTCACGAATTTTCTACGATTAAGTAATACCAACAAATTTGTATGTTCAAACAACCCCAAATTTGTGTATTACTAAATCGGGATTTCTCGCTTTGCTTCCCACTATCCATCACACATTCATCCAATTCGCTTCGCTTTTGTATGAATAAAGCGGGTTAATATTCAAAACCCCAAACTAATCAGCATTATTCAATTAATACAAAAGTAGCCCATATTTCGACTTCACTCAGTATGCTTGGGTTATTCAACTAAAACAAAGGCTGCCCAGAAGTAGGGTGCATATTTTTTGCGCATTGTTGATTGAGCCGAATTAAATGATTTTCTAATATCTAATCCACCCGACATATTGGTATAAAATAATTTCATAAACTCCATTGTTTCTTTATCAGGTACTTGCCATAAACTCATAATAAGGTAATTTACACCTGACATTTTGAATGCACGCTGCAATCCATACACGCCCTCGCTGCCTTTAATATCGCCCAAGCCGGTTTCACAAGCCGACATAACCACAAGTTTGGTGTTTGTTAAATTTAGATTTGATACTTCATATGCTGTTAATACACCATCTTCAGAATTGTCTGTTTTCTGCTTAGACCAAACATCGTTAGCACCTGCAAATACCAAGCCTGAACGCATCAATGGGTTTTCATTTTCAACAAAACTTTCTATGCCATAACCACGCGCACCTCCCCGAAAAACAAATTCTTCTGTCTCAACGACAGTTTCTTCCTTAATTCTCTCCGGTTCGGGATAAAAAAATCCATGAGTAGCAATATGCAATAAATCAGGTGAACGGTAGTCGGCAAACATTTTAAATCCATCTTCAGTGGCATCCATCCCCATAATCGTATTTACATTTATGCCATATTTTTTAAAAATCAATTCAATAGCATTTGCCTCATCTTTTGTTCCGTTTAAATAACTCCAAATAACCTGCTCTGTATTTCCGGTATTGTATTGAATTCCTCCATAAATAGTGGCTGTAATGTTCTTCGATAGCGAAAAATCTTTCTTTTTTCCTATTATTTTTCCGGAAGTATTGAGTATGTTCAAATCATAAATATCAGATAAAAAATGACCGCTATTATCAGAAATGGCAGCAAAAGAAATTTTATGAAGCAATCCGCTTGGAGTTAAATAAACAGTTTCAACACCTTGTAACAGACTATCTAAGGGATTCCAAATTAAATTGTAAAACTGTGGATTTAAAGATGATTTGTTACCATAAAGTTTAGAAACATAATCAAAATCAGAGCCTTTAATAATGCTTAGAACCGCTTTCATTTCTGATTCGTCAAACAACTCAATCATTAATGGAAAATCATAATCGGAGCGAATAATCAGTGCACAATATTTTGTACCCAGATATTGTCTGTTAATAATGTACTTGAAATTGATGAACTCAATAGCTGCTTCATTATAATCTAAATTTTGCTGCACTTTTTTCCAGTCTATTTTTGTTGTATTGCTAAAAGATTCAAATTCCTGCGATTGTCTTGTTAATTCCTTTTCAAGATTGTTTGCCTTTTCTTCCATCTCATCTACTTGTAAAAACCGCTCTGAACTTGGCAAAGAATACAATTTTGCTAATTGTTGTTTTATATCAATCCAATCATTATAAGTCTGTTTTAAATTATCATCTTTACTTCTCAAAATGGTATATCGCATTTGTGAGCCTGAACGTAATAAAATACCCTTATTAATTAACTCGTTATTATAAACTGTTGAAGCAAGGGCGGGAGAGATTCCTTTTCTGCTCAAAGCAAATGAGTTAAACATTATAAAATAGGGCTTAATTGATTTTATGAAACTTTCCTTTTCCGCTTCAGATAAAAATGTAAAATTTTGATGTATTTGAATATTAATATTTTCGATTGTTTTCAGATAATATTCTTCAGCTTTGTCATATTCTTTCATTTCTTCATATAAAAGAGCAAGATTACTTAATGTAGTAGACATGGAAGGATGGTCTTTACCGTAAACACCGGTATAAATATTATTAGCTTTCAGTGCATATTCTTCGGCTTTTTCATAATCTTTCATATAACTGTATAACAAAGAAATATTGTTAATGCTTATTCCATATCTGGCACTATTTTCTCCAAAAAAAAATTTCTCAATCTCAAGGGATTGAAAAAACAAAGGTTCTGCTTTTTTGTACTTTCCTGTAGTAGAATATAATTCAGCGAGATTGTTTAAATCAGTGGCATAATCAGGATGTTTTTCTCCCAACAATTCTTTGTCAATTTCAATTGCTTCAATAAAATACCTTTCTGCATCTTTAAAATATTGTTGAGCTTCTTCGACAGTCGGAGAATATAAACCCATGGAAATATAAGTAGCAGCAAGATTTTGCAAAGCGCGTGCATACTCAGAATGTTTTTCGCCAAAAATCTCTTTACGGATATCTTTTACATTAGTATAAATTTCTGTTGCCTTATCAAAATTTCCTGTTTTAAGATAATTTGTAGCCAGGTTATTCAATGTATGGATATAATCAGGATGTTTTTCGTCGAAATTTGCCCTGAGAATGTTCAATGCCTCAGTAATCAGTTCTTCCGCTCTGGCATAATTTCCCCGTTCCATGCTTACAAGTGCCAGACTATTTATAGAATGAACAAGGTCTGGATGGGTATTTCCAAACGCTTTTCGGAGTATCTTAAGAGATTTATTAAAGTAGGATAAAGCAGATTCGTAATCATTGGTTTCGCGATACAATTCTCCAATATTTTGCAGTACAGTAGCATATTCAGGATGACTTTTACTATATACTTTCATGAAAATAGTGTTGACCTCTTTATACAAATCTTCAGCTTTTTTATAATTACCCATTGAGTGATATAATGCTGCCAGACTAGACAGGGTGTTGGCATAAGATGAATGGTCTTCGCTTAACTTTGTTTTATGAATTTCGGCTGCTTCGTTTAATAATTTTTCCGATTCTGCATATTTACCCTGCGTAGTATATAGGTTAGCAAGATTGAATAACGTTATAGCATAATCAGGGTGATTGATATTCTTAATTTCTTTATGGATTGAAATGGCTTTTAAATAACTTTCTTTGGCTTTTTTATAATCACCAATTTCAGAGAATAACTGCCCTAAATTATTGAAAGTTGTTGCACATTCCCGATGGTTTTCCCCATATACATCAATCTGAATATCAAGAGCTTCTTTGTATATTTTTTCTGATTTTTCAAATCGTCCCAAAGTTGAATAAAGAGAAGCCAAATTATTCAGAGAAACGGCATAATCAGGACTATCTTTATCGTAAAGTTTTTTATAAATTTCAAGAACCTGATTGTAATAGTTTTCTGCTTTATCGTAAAGTCCCATATTATCATAAAGAACCGCCAGATTGTTCAAAGAAATAGTATAAATTTCTGTTTTCTGCATTCCCAATTTTTCTTTTAACTTAAGTGATTGCAGATGATATGATTCTGCCAGTTCATTTTGTTCGGTTTTTTCATAAATAAGCCCCAGATTATTTAACCCAACTGCATAATTATTGTTTTTTGAACCTATTCTTTTGTCAACAAGTTTTAAATATTCTTTGTAGAGTGCTTCTGCTTTTTCATATTTAGCTGCATATATCAGATCTTCGCCAAAATAATACAAAGCATTTCCATATTCTTCGCTATCTTTTCCATAGAGTTCTTCCATCATATCCATAAATTCACGGTAAGTTTTTTCCGATTTATCGAGATAACCAATTTTCCAATAATAATCTTTGAACTCTAAATACATTTCCTGATATTCATAACTATCTTTTTCATAGGCTTTTTCCAAAATATCAAGATAATTTTTATAGGCTTGTTCTGCTTTAACAAAATCGTTTGCATACACATAAAAATCTTTCAAACTATTAAAACCGATAATATAATTTTTGTCCGTTTCGCCGTATGTTTTTTTTAAGAATTCCACAGCATTTATATAAAAAGGTTCGGCTTTGTCGAATTCTTTATAGGTAGCATAAAATGAAGCTACAAGATTTATGATTTCCTGCAAATTCGGGTCGTTTTCATCGTACAAACTATCATAATAATTGTACATTTCCATATAATATTTTTCTGCCTCGTTGAAATGACCCGAAGCACTATGCAGGTAAGCTAAATATGATGCCGCACTGATGTAATAATCGTTTTGAGTACCGTACAATTCTTTAAATGTGCCGGCTACTTCGTCAAGGTAAGGCTGTGCTTTTTCATAATTTATAATATTCAGGTAAAAAGTGCCAATATAAAAAGTTATTGTAAGGTATTTCATATCTTTAGTTCCCTGAAGCTGAGCTCTTAAATTTCTTTCCTGTTCTCCATATTCAATAGCTTTTTCAGGATTGCTTAATCCAAAGTATGAATAAGAAAGATAATTTAAGATATTAGCATAATTTGTATCCTGATGAATGTCTGCTTTATTGAA from Bacteroidales bacterium carries:
- a CDS encoding tyrosine-type recombinase/integrase, producing MEKIVLKEITHKEEKRILLTFPYNKGDSYDIAVRKLPGRLWSKTYGKWHIPLTVDYYKHVSQYFGGLDCEIADLVYDDKNSNPQREQKIEMKPKSEGKPLDSAKTIVIGIKKEFIPLVKYYTDSLRLKNYSPNTIDAYVPFFKQFVIHFGENEIDNLSIKQLHEYVKNIIEKQKLTEVPTKHIISAIKFYYEKIRGREKIYFPLQKKYEIIPIELKIKIEELIPFINVMKKPYEKLLILLKFHFGYSTKDIINKTIEEVTKFLQNISAKKTDTYNILYETLKCYLEKTNPKTYLFEKETGKQIQEDELDRHIFSIVSKYKIGIVYKYEINNAMEQLNFKETTRKSYIGCYLSFLRHYNFRHPSLITDEEIRNFLVKIRILKENSSSYLNLTISAINFYYTHILKRKLNTGTIIRPKKEKILPEVICQDEIIGLIEKTKNIKHKLVLSLLYSLGLRRQELIDLKTSDIDFQRNVIIVKQGKGKKDRQIPIPRNLKEQIISYLPEYKPEKYLIEGNKHGKYSGTSVINIVKDAAKRAGITKNVYPHILRHSIATHMLEEGTDITFIREFLGHNDLKTTMRYTHVSNKTAQKIRNPFDNIKFQVPL
- a CDS encoding tetratricopeptide repeat protein; this translates as MINKLKLSIILLIIPLFSFTQNWMDSYQTMVSYYNASDYQNTVSTGEKCLKQFNKADIHQDTNYANILNYLSYSYFGLSNPEKAIEYGEQERNLRAQLQGTKDMKYLTITFYIGTFYLNIINYEKAQPYLDEVAGTFKELYGTQNDYYISAASYLAYLHSASGHFNEAEKYYMEMYNYYDSLYDENDPNLQEIINLVASFYATYKEFDKAEPFYINAVEFLKKTYGETDKNYIIGFNSLKDFYVYANDFVKAEQAYKNYLDILEKAYEKDSYEYQEMYLEFKDYYWKIGYLDKSEKTYREFMDMMEELYGKDSEEYGNALYYFGEDLIYAAKYEKAEALYKEYLKLVDKRIGSKNNNYAVGLNNLGLIYEKTEQNELAESYHLQSLKLKEKLGMQKTEIYTISLNNLAVLYDNMGLYDKAENYYNQVLEIYKKLYDKDSPDYAVSLNNLASLYSTLGRFEKSEKIYKEALDIQIDVYGENHRECATTFNNLGQLFSEIGDYKKAKESYLKAISIHKEIKNINHPDYAITLFNLANLYTTQGKYAESEKLLNEAAEIHKTKLSEDHSSYANTLSSLAALYHSMGNYKKAEDLYKEVNTIFMKVYSKSHPEYATVLQNIGELYRETNDYESALSYFNKSLKILRKAFGNTHPDLVHSINSLALVSMERGNYARAEELITEALNILRANFDEKHPDYIHTLNNLATNYLKTGNFDKATEIYTNVKDIRKEIFGEKHSEYARALQNLAATYISMGLYSPTVEEAQQYFKDAERYFIEAIEIDKELLGEKHPDYATDLNNLAELYSTTGKYKKAEPLFFQSLEIEKFFFGENSARYGISINNISLLYSYMKDYEKAEEYALKANNIYTGVYGKDHPSMSTTLSNLALLYEEMKEYDKAEEYYLKTIENINIQIHQNFTFLSEAEKESFIKSIKPYFIMFNSFALSRKGISPALASTVYNNELINKGILLRSGSQMRYTILRSKDDNLKQTYNDWIDIKQQLAKLYSLPSSERFLQVDEMEEKANNLEKELTRQSQEFESFSNTTKIDWKKVQQNLDYNEAAIEFINFKYIINRQYLGTKYCALIIRSDYDFPLMIELFDESEMKAVLSIIKGSDFDYVSKLYGNKSSLNPQFYNLIWNPLDSLLQGVETVYLTPSGLLHKISFAAISDNSGHFLSDIYDLNILNTSGKIIGKKKDFSLSKNITATIYGGIQYNTGNTEQVIWSYLNGTKDEANAIELIFKKYGINVNTIMGMDATEDGFKMFADYRSPDLLHIATHGFFYPEPERIKEETVVETEEFVFRGGARGYGIESFVENENPLMRSGLVFAGANDVWSKQKTDNSEDGVLTAYEVSNLNLTNTKLVVMSACETGLGDIKGSEGVYGLQRAFKMSGVNYLIMSLWQVPDKETMEFMKLFYTNMSGGLDIRKSFNSAQSTMRKKYAPYFWAAFVLVE